CCGGCAATATTAGTAGAGATTACAGGCGCGATATTGGGGCGGTGGTTAATGTAGATTTTTCCCAAAGTTTTAAGGTGTTTTTTCTGATTTTTGTTTTTGCGGTAATAACCTCCGCCTTCTCGCAAGAAGTTTTTCAAAATCAGCTGCTGGTCGCTTTAAAACGTACGGCGCAGCCCCTGCCCACCGGTAAAGTGAGGCTCCAGGCGTCCCTCGATCGACCGCAATTATCTCGCATTTTACAAAAATACCGCGTAACGCGCATTGAACGCTGGTTAAAATCGGCCGATCAGAACGATGTGTATGAAGGCATCGATTTCACCAAAGTTTACCGTTTCTACTTTGAAAAATCGTCTTCACCCAAACTGGCAATTAAAGAGTTGCAGGCCCTTCCGGAGGTTGAGCAGGTTTCGTTTGAACCCATGGTTAAGATTGCCGTGCCCATTGCGCCGGTTACCACCTCTGATCCCTACCTGGAGCGTCAGTACTATCTTGAAAAGATTATGGCGCGCTACGTTTGGCGCCTGATGGATCAGGTTGAACAACCGGAGGGCGAGATATTAATCGGGATCGTCGATACGGGCATCGATTATCTCCATCCTGAAATGGAGCCGGTTTTGTACATCAACCCCGGCGAGGATATTGATGGCGACGGGCGAATGACGGAGGCCGATTTAAACGGCCTGGACGATGACGGCAACGGCTTTGTGGATGATGTTCGCGGCTGGGATTTTTCTTACGCCTCTGATTCCAGCAGCGGCGATAACGATATTCGTCCGCCCAACTCCGGCGGCTATGATATTTTGAGTCACGGCACCCATGTGGCGGGCATTGCCGGAGCCATGGCTGATAACGGAGTGGGAATCAGCGGTATTGCCCGGGGATACAAAATTATCGGCACCAAACACAGCCGGGACGACGATTTAAGTCACGGTTATTTGTACAATGCCTACGACGGCATTCTTTACTGCGCCAAGCTGGGCGCGGATGTCATTAACTGTTCATGGGGCGGGCAGGGCTATTATGAGGTGGCGCAGAAATTAATCGACATGGTGCGTCAGGATTACGGGGCGATTGTGGTGGCTGCCGCAGGCAACGATAACAATAACAACGACAATAATCATTTTTATCCCAGCGATCTGGATGGGGTGGTTACTGTGGCCGCCCTGGGGCCGGATGACCGCAAGGCTTCTTTTTCTAATTACGGTCATGTCATCGATATCAGCGCGCCAGGCGTGGGGATTTTTAGCACCATTCATTATTACAAGGGGGGCTACGCCACCTGGCAGGGCACTTCCATGGCCAGCCCGGTGGTAGCCGGTTCCATTGCGCTGGTTAAATATTTTTTTCCGCAGCTTTCGCCCGATCAACTGGTGGAAAAAGTTCTACAGGCGGCAGATCCGCTGGATGCGCTAAACCAGCCGTATGCAGGGCTGCTGGGCTCGGGAAAGGTTAATGTGTACAATGCAATCGGTCCGCATTTTTTGCCGAATGTGGCCGTACTGCAAGATACTTTACAATGGGACGATTTGAACGGCAACGGACAAATAGACCCCGGCGAAAGCATTAACATCAGATTAAAGCTGGTCAATAAGGAAGGCTGGCGGCCGGCTTTTGATGTGCGCATTGTGGCTTTTGCAGAAGACTCTTTACTGCACATCACCGATTCTGTGGCCGTTATCGGCGATATGCCGCAGGGCAGCGAGCAATGGAGCGCACCGGGCGATATTACGATTGTGCCAGACGCGGCGCATCCTTACGGGCCTGTAAAGATTTCTTTTATAATCGAAGGCGTAAACGAAGCGGGTGAGCCGTTGCGCGAGTTTTACGAAAAACAACTGTTGCTTTCCATGTATCAGGAGCACTTTCCTCGCTCGTTTAAGATGAATAATGCGCCCATTTCCGTTGTAAAGGCTTCTGCCGATTCCACAGTGAAATTGGCGTTTATCAATGATGAGAATCAACTCATCCTCCTGAATGACGCCGGACAGGTTGTCGCTCCTTTTCCGATTGACCTTGGCGAATACCATCGCGTTCCGCAGGTTGTGGCCGATCTGGATGGCGACGGGCAGCAAGAGATCGCCGTACTCAGCAATTACGGTAAGTTAAAAGTGTTTAAAACGGACGGCTCTTTGCTTTTAGACAGGGATTTGAACGAGGTGGTTTACGGCAGTTTTGCGGCGGACGATCTGGACGGCGACGGACAGCCGGAAATTATTATTGCCACCATGCGCAAAAAACTGCACGTCCTGGCCTTATCTGGCGAAGAGTTGCCCGGATTTCCTGTTGCGCTTTCTTCCATAGCGCCGGAGGGCGTGGCCATTGGCGATGTAAATGAAGACGGTCGAAAGGAGATTGTTGTCAGCGCCTTCGACAATACCCTGCATTTATTCGACAGAAACGGCGCTGAACTTGCAGGCTGGCCGGTAGAGCTGCCGGGCAATGTGAAATTTACGCCACTAATCGCTAAAGATCGCAACGGCGCGTTTATCGGCGTCATTACCAAAAGCAATCAACTGTTATTACTAAAGCCGGACGGCTCGTTTAAACTCAGCGTCAATTTACGCGCCGATGTGAAAATGGATCCTTTTTTAATGGATTTGAACAGGGACGGCCTGCTCGAATTTTGTTTTGTGGATGAGGAAAATCAACTCATCGGTTACGATTCGCAGAATAAAAGATACTTATTCAGACTCGGCGCGGAGATTAATTCGCCGCCGCTGGTTTTTTATGCCGCGGATCAACTGCGGCTGGTTGCCGTGGATATCAAAGGCGCGGTGACGATTTTTGACGAAGCGTTTAAGCCGACATTTTACTCGCCGGTGCAATTACCTTACACATTGAATAATTTTGCTTCGCTGGCCGATCTGGACGGAGACGGCGACCGGGAGGTTGTTGTATCGGGCGAAGGGCGGATTGCCGCGCTGGATTTGCCTGAGGCGAATTCAAATACACTTAGCTGGTCAGCCTTTTTAGGCAATGAACAAAGAACGGCCTTTTTTGAAATCGATTCCGCCAGCGCCACGGCCATCGTAAATAAAGGAATCGTGCCGGAGGAACTCGCACTTAAGGTTTTCCCCAATCCGTTTAATGCGTCGGTAAAAATTAACATTGCGGGTTCTGGTTTAACGCGGCGGGAAAAAATATCGCTTAAAATTTTCGATATCCGGGGACGCCTGGTTAAAACGCTGGCCGATAATCGTCCCGCGGCCGATCATCTAAACTTTTTCTGGAACGGCCGGAACGAGAAAGGTCAATACGTAAGTTCCGGTGTGTATTTGTTGCAGGCGGATGTGACAGATCATGGTCAAATCATAAAAAGATTGATATATATTAAGTAACCAAAGTAGGGAGAAGTTATGATGCGTTTCTTTTTTATTTTACTGATATTTGCTCAAATTTTGTGGGCAAATGAGGGGTATCATCTCAATCGCATTTTGTTTTGCCTGCATCGCGATCAACCGGATTTAACCATTTTGTACAAAAACGGCAAACCGCAGAGCGATCTTGCCCCTTTAAATGAGCTTTTGGAAAAATACCAGGCTAAAGTGCTGGAAAAGTGGTTGCGCTCGGCGGATGACCGCGATGTGGTAGGCGAAATCGATCTGACTAAAGTGTATCGAGTTGAATTTATGAGCCCTTACACCAGCGAAGAATTACGGCAAATCAGAGATGAATTTGCCGCGGTTCCGCAAATCCATTCTGCAGACTTTGAGGGCATTTATTATGTGATGGACGAGGCGCAGGTGGATCCGTATGTGCCCAACGATCCCCGTTACAGCGAGCAGTGGTACATCAACAAAATACAGGCCGACGACGCCTGGGGATTGTGGGCGCCCAATACGCCGGGCAGTACGGATATTCTGGTCGGCGTTGTGGATACCGGCGTGGATTATGAGCATCCGGAGTTAAGCGATGTGCTGTACATTAATCCCGGAGAAGACATCAATGGCGACGGGCAGTTTACCAGCGTGGATCTCAACGGGGTGGATGACGACGGCAACGGCTATGTGGATGATGTGCGCGGCTGGGATTTTGCCGACAATAACAACGATATTCGTCCCCCAAGCTCGGGCGTTGATGATGCCCTGAGCCACGGTACGCACGTCAGCGGAATTGTGGGCGCCATGGGCGATAATAACGAGGGTATTGCCGGAGTTGCCTTTAGAGTGAAGATCATCGGCACCAAAAACAGCTATGATTCGGATTCTACCAATGCCAGCCCGGGAATTATTAACGGATACGACGCCATTTTGTACACGGCAAAATTAGGCGCCAAATTTATCAATTGTTCCTGGGGCGGTCTTTTTCTCTCATCTTATGAGCAAAGTATTTTAGACGATGTTTCGGATAACTATGGCGCGGTGGTGATTGGCGCCGCCGGAAACGACAATAAAAGCAATGATGGGCTGGGCAATGCGCAGTATCCGGCGGATTATTCCAAATGTATTTCGGTGGCCGCCACAGACAACACCGATCATAAAGCGTCCTATTCCAACTGGGGATCGGCCATCGATATTAGCGCGCCGGGCGGAGAGTACGGCGGCGGTTCGACTACGGCCATTTTAAGCACCATCCACTGGGAATCTGGCCGTTACGACGCCTGGTCTGGCACTTCCATGGCCGCGCCGGTTGTTTCGGGAAGCTTTGCCCTGCTTAAAGCATGGTTTCCCTCTCAAAGCAGACAATGGTACATTGACCAGATATTAAACCATGCCGATCCCATCGACGACCTGAATCCCGATTATTCCGGTCTGCTGGGCTCCGGCCGCGTCAATATCTACAACTCCATTGCCCGCAACAGTTATCCCTATTTGACCGTGGATTCGTATTCCATTGAGATTATTAATGATAACGGCGACGGTCAATTAAATCCCGGCGAGAGCGCCAAAATCGTTTTAACCATCGCCAACGATCCCAACTATCAGGACGCCAATAATGTAACGGTTACCGCTTCTTCGGCTTCCGGCTATTTTACGTTTTCCGATAATCAGGCCAGTCTGGGCAATATTGCGGCCGGAGGTTCGGCGACCAACACCGGCGACGATATTATCTTCGAACTGAGCGCGGACGCCCCCCTGCAGCCGCTGACTATTCAAATAACCAAAGAAGCCAATCAAACGGGAACCTATCCCTATTCTCATACTGAAGATATTACCGTCACGCCGCAGTTGAATCAAACCGGATTCCCGATTACCAACATTGCTGTTTCTGATGCGGTTGCCGCCGGCGACGTAACGGGCGATGGCAATATGGAAGTGGTGGCCGTGAGCGAAGGCGATTCTCTGTATGTGTACGATTCTAATGGCAATTTGCAAAACGGTTTTCCCATGTACCTTGGCGGAACGGTTTCCATGGGCCCCATTATTGCCGACATGAACAATGACGGGCAAAACGAAATTGTTATTTCTGAGCGCGTAAACGGTTATTTAAAAATTATTAATGGCGACGGCAGCCTGATGCTGGATATAACCGTGGGCGAGCAAATAAGAAGCGAATTGACCGTGGCCGATCTGAATGGCGACGGTAATCTGGAAATCATCTTTGGCACCATGTCCAGAAATGTTCATGCCATTCAGGTGGACGGCAGCGAATTGAGCGGATTCCCTCTCAGTTACTCTGCGCCTCTGGATAAGGGAGTCGCCGTTGGCGATGTGGATGGAGACGGCCAGCCTGAGCTGGTTTTTGGGTTAACCAACACCGATTTTTACGTGGTTAATACGGACGGCAGCGTTC
This sequence is a window from Caldithrix abyssi DSM 13497. Protein-coding genes within it:
- a CDS encoding S8 family serine peptidase is translated as MQLKKKLLRESENLHKSGAASSMVCQTGNISRDYRRDIGAVVNVDFSQSFKVFFLIFVFAVITSAFSQEVFQNQLLVALKRTAQPLPTGKVRLQASLDRPQLSRILQKYRVTRIERWLKSADQNDVYEGIDFTKVYRFYFEKSSSPKLAIKELQALPEVEQVSFEPMVKIAVPIAPVTTSDPYLERQYYLEKIMARYVWRLMDQVEQPEGEILIGIVDTGIDYLHPEMEPVLYINPGEDIDGDGRMTEADLNGLDDDGNGFVDDVRGWDFSYASDSSSGDNDIRPPNSGGYDILSHGTHVAGIAGAMADNGVGISGIARGYKIIGTKHSRDDDLSHGYLYNAYDGILYCAKLGADVINCSWGGQGYYEVAQKLIDMVRQDYGAIVVAAAGNDNNNNDNNHFYPSDLDGVVTVAALGPDDRKASFSNYGHVIDISAPGVGIFSTIHYYKGGYATWQGTSMASPVVAGSIALVKYFFPQLSPDQLVEKVLQAADPLDALNQPYAGLLGSGKVNVYNAIGPHFLPNVAVLQDTLQWDDLNGNGQIDPGESINIRLKLVNKEGWRPAFDVRIVAFAEDSLLHITDSVAVIGDMPQGSEQWSAPGDITIVPDAAHPYGPVKISFIIEGVNEAGEPLREFYEKQLLLSMYQEHFPRSFKMNNAPISVVKASADSTVKLAFINDENQLILLNDAGQVVAPFPIDLGEYHRVPQVVADLDGDGQQEIAVLSNYGKLKVFKTDGSLLLDRDLNEVVYGSFAADDLDGDGQPEIIIATMRKKLHVLALSGEELPGFPVALSSIAPEGVAIGDVNEDGRKEIVVSAFDNTLHLFDRNGAELAGWPVELPGNVKFTPLIAKDRNGAFIGVITKSNQLLLLKPDGSFKLSVNLRADVKMDPFLMDLNRDGLLEFCFVDEENQLIGYDSQNKRYLFRLGAEINSPPLVFYAADQLRLVAVDIKGAVTIFDEAFKPTFYSPVQLPYTLNNFASLADLDGDGDREVVVSGEGRIAALDLPEANSNTLSWSAFLGNEQRTAFFEIDSASATAIVNKGIVPEELALKVFPNPFNASVKINIAGSGLTRREKISLKIFDIRGRLVKTLADNRPAADHLNFFWNGRNEKGQYVSSGVYLLQADVTDHGQIIKRLIYIK
- a CDS encoding S8 family serine peptidase — encoded protein: MMRFFFILLIFAQILWANEGYHLNRILFCLHRDQPDLTILYKNGKPQSDLAPLNELLEKYQAKVLEKWLRSADDRDVVGEIDLTKVYRVEFMSPYTSEELRQIRDEFAAVPQIHSADFEGIYYVMDEAQVDPYVPNDPRYSEQWYINKIQADDAWGLWAPNTPGSTDILVGVVDTGVDYEHPELSDVLYINPGEDINGDGQFTSVDLNGVDDDGNGYVDDVRGWDFADNNNDIRPPSSGVDDALSHGTHVSGIVGAMGDNNEGIAGVAFRVKIIGTKNSYDSDSTNASPGIINGYDAILYTAKLGAKFINCSWGGLFLSSYEQSILDDVSDNYGAVVIGAAGNDNKSNDGLGNAQYPADYSKCISVAATDNTDHKASYSNWGSAIDISAPGGEYGGGSTTAILSTIHWESGRYDAWSGTSMAAPVVSGSFALLKAWFPSQSRQWYIDQILNHADPIDDLNPDYSGLLGSGRVNIYNSIARNSYPYLTVDSYSIEIINDNGDGQLNPGESAKIVLTIANDPNYQDANNVTVTASSASGYFTFSDNQASLGNIAAGGSATNTGDDIIFELSADAPLQPLTIQITKEANQTGTYPYSHTEDITVTPQLNQTGFPITNIAVSDAVAAGDVTGDGNMEVVAVSEGDSLYVYDSNGNLQNGFPMYLGGTVSMGPIIADMNNDGQNEIVISERVNGYLKIINGDGSLMLDITVGEQIRSELTVADLNGDGNLEIIFGTMSRNVHAIQVDGSELSGFPLSYSAPLDKGVAVGDVDGDGQPELVFGLTNTDFYVVNTDGSVLSGFPVDLPARVANKPVIADLNGTIYYVLTTTGRELKILNSAGAEVLTYDTVDPVNATPSLCDVNNDGELEIAFGTNNSTGNYGKLYLINFNGDTLAPFPKKLDAPINTSPVFADLDNDGLFEVMTTTEGGYVYCLRPDGSDYTNFPALFSGVQNGSGCIQDIDHDNDFEVINGGANGLNVIDVQQTRGTQSNVWQDYQANTHHTNYYYFPGTSAIRLTDQPIPEDYALLQNYPNPFNPQTQIIYALPQAGNVRIEVFNVLGQKVRTLDNGYKQAGKYKVLWNGRNDAGGLLSNGVYIYRMQVVSEKAGRNFTAQKKMVFMK